Proteins encoded by one window of Kribbella flavida DSM 17836:
- a CDS encoding low molecular weight protein-tyrosine-phosphatase, whose amino-acid sequence MTGVVRRVEIVCTGNICRSPIGEVVLRAKLAEAGIDDVVVTSSGTDGWHAGDPMDPRAAAALRRRGYDGSAHRAQEFRAGWFAERDLVLAMDSGHLAALVRRRGPDPAIQPELFAELDVPDPYYGEDEGFDEVLDQIEKAADRWVERLTR is encoded by the coding sequence ATGACCGGCGTGGTGAGGCGCGTCGAGATCGTCTGCACGGGCAACATCTGCCGCTCGCCGATCGGCGAGGTGGTACTGCGCGCGAAGCTGGCCGAGGCCGGCATCGACGACGTGGTGGTGACCAGCTCCGGCACCGACGGCTGGCACGCGGGCGACCCGATGGATCCCCGGGCGGCCGCCGCGCTGCGCCGCCGTGGGTACGACGGCAGCGCGCACCGGGCCCAGGAGTTCCGCGCCGGCTGGTTCGCCGAGCGCGACCTGGTGCTCGCGATGGACTCCGGCCACCTGGCGGCGCTGGTCCGGCGGCGTGGCCCCGACCCGGCGATCCAGCCGGAGCTGTTCGCCGAGCTCGACGTACCGGACCCGTACTACGGCGAGGACGAGGGCTTCGACGAGGTGCTCGACCAGATTGAGAAAGCAGCCGACCGCTGGGTCGAGCGCCTCACCCGCTGA
- a CDS encoding pyrophosphate--fructose-6-phosphate 1-phosphotransferase — protein sequence MAADKSVRRVALLTAGGLAPCLSSAVGGLIERYTAVAPDVEIIGYLNGYHGLLSGRHVEVTPEVRAKAGLLHKFGGSPIGNSRVKLTNTADLVKRGLIADGQNALQVAAERLVADGVDVLHTIGGDDTNTTAADLAAYLHEHDYDLTVVGLPKTIDNDVVPIRQSLGAWTAAEQGALFARNIVAEHSSNPRMLIVHEVMGRNCGWLTAATALAYREWFKQQEWNPGIGLSAGRWDIDAVYVPEAPIDLDAEAERLKAAMDREDCVNIFLSEGAGVPAIVAEMEARGEQVGRDPFGHVKLDTINPGAWFAKQFAERIGAEKTMVQKSGYFSRSAAANDRDLALIKQCTDYAVDAALRGESGVVGHDEQRGDELRAIEFPRIAGGKEFDPSTDWFVALKAEIGQA from the coding sequence ATGGCTGCCGACAAGTCTGTCCGCAGAGTTGCCCTTCTCACCGCGGGCGGGCTCGCGCCCTGCCTGTCGTCCGCCGTCGGCGGACTGATCGAGCGCTACACCGCCGTGGCGCCCGACGTGGAGATCATCGGATACCTGAACGGCTACCACGGTCTGCTCAGCGGCCGGCACGTCGAGGTGACACCCGAGGTGCGCGCCAAGGCCGGGCTGCTGCACAAGTTCGGCGGCAGCCCGATCGGCAACAGCCGGGTCAAGCTGACCAACACCGCGGACCTGGTCAAGCGCGGGCTGATCGCCGACGGCCAGAACGCGCTGCAGGTCGCGGCCGAGCGGCTCGTTGCCGACGGCGTCGACGTGCTGCACACGATCGGCGGCGACGACACCAACACCACCGCGGCCGACCTGGCGGCGTACCTGCACGAGCACGACTACGACCTGACCGTGGTCGGCCTGCCGAAGACGATCGACAACGACGTGGTGCCGATCCGGCAGAGCCTGGGCGCCTGGACGGCGGCCGAGCAGGGCGCGCTGTTCGCCCGCAACATCGTCGCCGAGCACAGCTCGAACCCCCGGATGCTGATCGTGCACGAGGTGATGGGCCGCAACTGCGGCTGGCTGACCGCGGCGACCGCGCTGGCCTACCGCGAGTGGTTCAAGCAGCAGGAGTGGAACCCGGGCATCGGGCTGAGCGCGGGCCGCTGGGACATCGACGCGGTGTACGTGCCGGAGGCACCGATCGACCTGGACGCCGAGGCCGAGCGGCTCAAGGCGGCGATGGACCGCGAGGACTGCGTGAACATCTTCCTGTCCGAGGGCGCGGGCGTGCCGGCGATCGTGGCCGAGATGGAGGCCCGCGGCGAGCAGGTCGGCCGGGACCCGTTCGGGCACGTGAAGCTGGACACGATCAACCCGGGCGCCTGGTTCGCCAAGCAGTTCGCCGAGCGGATCGGCGCGGAGAAGACGATGGTGCAGAAGAGCGGGTACTTCAGCCGCTCGGCCGCCGCCAACGACCGCGACCTGGCGCTGATCAAGCAGTGCACCGACTACGCCGTGGACGCGGCGCTGCGGGGCGAGTCCGGGGTGGTCGGCCACGACGAGCAGCGGGGCGACGAGCTGCGCGCGATCGAGTTCCCGCGGATCGCCGGCGGCAAGGAGTTCGACCCGTCGACGGACTGGTTCGTCGCGCTGAAGGCCGAGATCGGCCAGGCCTGA
- a CDS encoding Lrp/AsnC family transcriptional regulator, protein MNRRLLRALTDDPRARTSDLARRLGVSAPTVRERVARLEESGVIRGYRLELDPAALGLPVAAWVRLKPGPGQIPRIVELAERTPEVVECHRISGEDCFLIRVQVPAIDALEALLDTLNVHGSTNSSFVVSTPVPPRPVGLD, encoded by the coding sequence TTGAATCGCCGGCTGCTGCGGGCCCTGACCGACGATCCGCGGGCGCGCACCAGCGATCTGGCCCGCCGGCTCGGCGTCTCGGCCCCGACCGTGCGCGAGCGCGTCGCCCGGCTGGAGGAGTCCGGGGTGATCCGCGGCTACCGGCTGGAGCTGGACCCGGCCGCGCTGGGCCTGCCGGTGGCCGCCTGGGTGCGACTGAAGCCCGGTCCCGGCCAGATCCCGCGGATCGTCGAGCTGGCCGAGCGGACGCCCGAAGTGGTCGAGTGCCACCGGATCTCCGGGGAGGACTGCTTCCTGATCCGCGTGCAGGTCCCGGCGATCGACGCCCTGGAGGCGCTGCTGGACACGCTGAACGTGCACGGCTCGACGAACAGCTCGTTCGTCGTCTCCACGCCCGTTCCGCCCCGACCGGTCGGGCTCGACTGA